One segment of Haloplanus natans DSM 17983 DNA contains the following:
- a CDS encoding universal stress protein, which produces MGTVCDRRTQRFPSWEDVRLETVVAFGKLTDAVREYCSQHPVDTVIVVSTDRDAFGSYVVGDDVTRVANTAPVPVVVV; this is translated from the coding sequence GTGGGTACGGTCTGTGACCGTAGAACCCAACGATTTCCGTCGTGGGAGGATGTCAGGCTGGAGACGGTCGTCGCCTTCGGGAAGTTGACCGACGCCGTCCGGGAGTACTGTAGCCAGCACCCGGTCGATACGGTCATCGTCGTCAGCACGGACCGCGACGCGTTCGGTTCCTACGTCGTCGGCGACGACGTGACTCGAGTCGCCAACACCGCGCCGGTGCCGGTGGTCGTCGTCTAA
- a CDS encoding quinone-dependent dihydroorotate dehydrogenase, protein MNGYDLVKPALFALPPETAHRVTHRLLRSVQHTVVEDVLRDRYTVDDDRLRTAAFGLEFDTPVGVAAGFDKNAELPAILTALGFSHVEVGGVTAERQPGNPRPRLFRLPEDGALVNRMGFNNEGADRIGARLDDADLPDDPVGINIGKSKSTPLDEAVDDYRYTYERVADAGDYFVVNVSSPNTPGLRELQNRESLERILGGLVDAGADPLLVKLSPDLATPAIEEALAVVDDLDLAGVVATNTTVERPPGLQNPNRAERGGLSGKPIEERATGTVEFIAERTDVPVVGVGGITDAEGAYRKIRAGASIVQLYTGLVYEGPGLARDINRGLLDLLERDGFDSVEEAVGADL, encoded by the coding sequence ATGAACGGGTACGATCTGGTGAAACCGGCGCTGTTCGCGCTCCCCCCCGAGACGGCCCATCGGGTGACCCACCGACTCCTCCGAAGCGTTCAACACACCGTCGTCGAGGACGTACTCCGCGACCGCTACACCGTCGACGACGACCGACTGCGAACCGCGGCGTTCGGCCTCGAGTTCGACACGCCGGTCGGGGTCGCCGCCGGCTTCGACAAGAACGCCGAACTCCCCGCCATCCTCACCGCTCTTGGCTTCTCACACGTCGAAGTCGGCGGCGTCACCGCCGAACGACAGCCGGGCAACCCCAGGCCACGTCTCTTTCGCCTCCCGGAGGACGGCGCGCTCGTCAACCGGATGGGCTTCAACAACGAGGGCGCCGACCGCATCGGTGCCCGTTTGGACGACGCGGACCTGCCGGACGACCCCGTCGGGATCAATATCGGGAAGTCCAAATCGACGCCGCTCGACGAAGCCGTCGACGACTACCGATACACCTACGAGCGCGTGGCCGACGCGGGGGATTACTTCGTCGTGAACGTCTCCAGTCCGAACACGCCCGGTCTGCGCGAACTCCAGAACCGCGAGTCACTCGAGCGCATCCTCGGCGGCCTCGTCGACGCCGGCGCCGACCCCCTCCTGGTCAAACTCTCCCCGGATCTCGCCACGCCCGCCATCGAGGAGGCCTTGGCCGTCGTCGACGACTTGGATCTCGCGGGCGTCGTCGCGACCAACACGACCGTCGAGCGACCGCCCGGCCTGCAAAACCCGAACAGGGCCGAGCGCGGCGGCCTCTCCGGCAAACCCATCGAGGAACGCGCCACGGGAACGGTCGAGTTCATCGCCGAGCGCACCGACGTACCCGTGGTCGGCGTCGGGGGGATCACGGACGCCGAAGGCGCCTACCGCAAGATTCGCGCGGGTGCGAGCATCGTCCAGTTGTACACCGGACTCGTGTACGAGGGACCCGGCCTCGCGCGCGACATCAACCGTGGTCTCCTCGACCTGTTGGAACGGGACGGGTTCGACTCGGTAGAAGAGGCGGTCGGCGCCGATCTGTAG